The following coding sequences lie in one Burkholderia cepacia genomic window:
- the mutY gene encoding A/G-specific adenine glycosylase, with protein MKPPRIAPAPFPVTPLHRTFATRLVAWQREHGRHDLPWQNTRDPYRIWLSEIMLQQTQVSTVIPYYTRFLERYPDVAALAAAPTDDVMALWAGLGYYSRARNLHRCAQVVVAEHGGAFPATPDALAELPGIGRSTAAAIASFAYGARATILDGNVKRVLARVFGVEGFPGEKRVENDMWALAESLLPDAANAADVSAYTQGLMDLGATLCVRGKPDCARCPFAGDCVAQSTGRQRELPAARPKKAVPTRKTWMLVLRDGDAVLLERRPPTGIWGGLWSLPQADGDAALAELARGFGGGGTVPLAPLMHTFTHFRLEIEPRLSDVADGGGLPSSARDADTAWVPLSRLDAYGVPAPVRKLLDALSGPLL; from the coding sequence TTGAAGCCGCCCCGCATCGCCCCCGCTCCGTTCCCCGTCACGCCGCTGCATCGCACGTTCGCCACGCGCCTCGTCGCGTGGCAGCGCGAGCACGGCCGCCACGACCTGCCGTGGCAGAACACCCGCGATCCATACCGGATCTGGCTGTCGGAAATCATGCTGCAGCAGACGCAGGTGTCGACCGTCATTCCGTATTACACGCGCTTTCTCGAACGCTACCCCGACGTCGCCGCGCTCGCGGCCGCGCCGACCGACGACGTGATGGCGCTGTGGGCGGGGCTCGGCTACTACTCGCGAGCGCGCAACCTGCATCGCTGCGCGCAGGTCGTCGTTGCCGAGCATGGCGGCGCGTTTCCGGCAACGCCCGACGCGCTGGCCGAACTGCCGGGCATCGGCCGCTCGACGGCCGCGGCGATCGCGTCGTTCGCCTACGGCGCGCGCGCGACGATTCTCGACGGTAACGTGAAGCGCGTACTCGCGCGCGTGTTCGGCGTCGAGGGGTTTCCGGGCGAGAAGCGCGTCGAGAACGACATGTGGGCGCTCGCCGAATCGCTGCTGCCCGACGCGGCGAACGCGGCTGACGTGAGCGCCTATACGCAGGGGCTGATGGATCTTGGCGCGACGCTGTGCGTGCGCGGCAAGCCCGATTGCGCGCGCTGCCCGTTCGCGGGCGATTGCGTCGCGCAATCCACGGGCCGCCAGCGCGAACTGCCGGCCGCGCGGCCGAAGAAGGCCGTGCCGACGCGCAAGACCTGGATGCTCGTGCTGCGCGACGGCGACGCCGTGTTGCTGGAACGGCGGCCGCCGACCGGCATCTGGGGCGGGCTGTGGAGCCTGCCGCAAGCGGACGGCGATGCGGCACTCGCGGAACTCGCGCGCGGCTTCGGCGGTGGCGGCACGGTGCCGCTCGCGCCGCTCATGCACACGTTCACGCATTTCCGGCTGGAGATCGAGCCGCGGCTGAGCGACGTGGCGGACGGCGGCGGATTGCCTTCGTCCGCACGAGACGCCGATACCGCGTGGGTGCCGCTGAGCCGGCTCGATGCGTACGGCGTGCCGGCGCCCGTGCGCAAGCTGCTCGACGCACTGAGCGGGCCGCTGCTGTAA
- the mutM gene encoding bifunctional DNA-formamidopyrimidine glycosylase/DNA-(apurinic or apyrimidinic site) lyase: MPELPEVEVTRRGIEPFVAGRRVERVDVRTAMLRWPVPAGLAEQLRAREVIAVERRGKYLLFEVDAGWFIVHLGMTGTLRVLPAAGVPVAAKHDHIDWIFDEFVLRFRDPRRFGAVLWHPREAGDVHAHPLLASLGVEPFSPAFTGALLHARTRGRTVSVKQALLAGDMVVGVGNIYASESLFRAGIRPTTAAGKVSLPRYERLADAVRATLADAIERGGSTLRDFVGSNGESGYFQLDCFVYDRAGQPCRVCGTPIRQIVQGQRSTYFCPTCQR, from the coding sequence ATGCCAGAGTTGCCAGAAGTCGAAGTCACGCGCCGGGGCATCGAGCCCTTTGTCGCAGGCCGCCGCGTCGAGCGTGTCGACGTCCGTACCGCGATGCTGCGCTGGCCCGTGCCGGCGGGGCTCGCCGAGCAGTTGCGCGCGCGCGAGGTGATCGCCGTCGAGCGGCGCGGCAAGTATCTGCTGTTCGAGGTCGACGCCGGCTGGTTCATCGTCCATCTCGGCATGACGGGCACGCTGCGCGTGTTGCCCGCGGCCGGCGTGCCGGTCGCCGCGAAGCACGACCACATCGACTGGATCTTCGACGAATTCGTGCTGCGGTTCCGCGATCCGCGCCGCTTCGGCGCCGTGCTGTGGCACCCGCGCGAAGCGGGCGACGTGCACGCGCATCCGCTGCTCGCGAGCCTCGGTGTCGAGCCGTTCTCGCCTGCGTTCACCGGCGCGCTGCTGCACGCGCGCACGCGCGGCCGCACGGTGTCGGTCAAGCAGGCGCTGCTCGCGGGCGACATGGTCGTCGGCGTCGGCAACATCTATGCGTCGGAGAGCCTGTTTCGTGCCGGCATCCGGCCGACGACGGCCGCCGGCAAGGTCTCGCTGCCGCGCTACGAGCGGCTGGCCGACGCAGTGCGTGCGACGCTTGCCGACGCGATCGAGCGCGGCGGCAGCACGTTGCGCGATTTTGTCGGCAGCAACGGCGAAAGCGGCTACTTCCAGCTCGACTGCTTCGTCTACGACCGTGCAGGCCAGCCGTGCCGCGTATGCGGCACGCCGATCCGCCAGATCGTGCAGGGCCAGCGATCGACCTATTTCTGCCCGACCTGCCAGCGTTGA
- a CDS encoding tetratricopeptide repeat protein, whose product MTLPSKLLQKRPAAVRGARAFPVRRALGAALFAAWTLTAFPAHAQDPASDDAESQGAFEHVMPDEQKNLPGVPLTSQIVYQVLAAEVALQRNQPAPAYQTYLALARDTRDPRMAQRATEIALGAQSPADALSAANLWRQYAPDSNRASQVDAALLVLAGKPADAQPMLARELSRATGETRGPAILALQALLVRGSDRVGGLAVLKDMLKNDMNRPEAQLAIARQQLAVDDKDGAAQSLKQALALRPDYLPAALMLSQMGPAERAAGIASFEKYVQQNPKSRDARLALSQLYLADDRLEDAQKQFETMRKLDSKDPTPLMALALIKIQQKKLDEATAYLKQYVQLGDKQPNLDVGQGYIYLAQIAIDQNNDAQASQWLDKVDQTSQHYLPAQITRAQLLQKQGKTDEARKVLDDLPITDPRDAAVVARTDASILFTAKRYPEAEARLGQAVQDFPDDPDLRYDYAMAAEKTGHYTTMEKQLRELIRTQPDNPQAYNALGYSLADRNQRLPEASKLIDKAMTLAPNDAYIMDSLGWVKYRMGDTAGATKVLRRAYELQPNAEIGAHLGEVLWKSGAQDDARTAWRDAQKLEPDNDTLVQTLKRLQVNGL is encoded by the coding sequence ATGACCCTGCCCTCGAAGCTGCTTCAGAAGCGTCCCGCCGCCGTGCGCGGCGCGCGCGCCTTCCCGGTCCGCCGTGCACTCGGCGCCGCGTTGTTTGCCGCCTGGACCCTCACCGCCTTCCCGGCCCACGCGCAGGATCCGGCATCGGACGACGCGGAGTCGCAGGGCGCGTTCGAGCATGTGATGCCGGACGAGCAGAAGAATCTCCCCGGTGTACCGCTGACGAGCCAGATCGTCTACCAGGTGCTCGCCGCCGAAGTCGCGCTCCAGCGCAACCAGCCGGCGCCGGCCTACCAGACCTACCTCGCGCTCGCCCGCGACACGCGCGATCCGCGCATGGCGCAGCGCGCGACCGAAATCGCGCTCGGTGCGCAGAGCCCGGCCGACGCGCTGTCCGCCGCGAACCTGTGGCGCCAGTACGCGCCGGATTCGAACCGCGCGTCGCAGGTCGACGCCGCGCTGCTGGTGCTCGCCGGCAAGCCGGCCGACGCGCAGCCGATGCTCGCGCGCGAGCTGTCCCGCGCGACCGGCGAGACGCGCGGCCCCGCGATCCTCGCGCTGCAGGCATTGCTCGTGCGCGGCTCCGACCGCGTCGGCGGCCTCGCGGTGCTGAAGGACATGCTGAAGAACGACATGAACCGGCCCGAGGCACAGCTCGCGATCGCGCGGCAACAGCTCGCGGTCGACGACAAGGACGGCGCCGCGCAGTCGCTGAAGCAGGCGCTGGCGCTGCGCCCCGACTACCTGCCGGCGGCGCTGATGCTGTCGCAGATGGGCCCGGCGGAGCGCGCGGCCGGCATCGCGTCGTTCGAGAAATATGTTCAGCAGAATCCGAAGTCGCGCGATGCGCGGCTGGCGCTGTCGCAGCTGTATCTCGCCGACGATCGCCTCGAGGACGCGCAGAAGCAGTTCGAGACGATGCGCAAGCTCGACTCGAAGGATCCGACGCCGCTGATGGCGCTCGCGCTGATCAAGATCCAGCAGAAGAAGCTCGACGAAGCGACCGCCTACCTGAAGCAGTACGTGCAGCTCGGCGACAAGCAGCCGAACCTCGACGTCGGCCAGGGCTACATCTACCTCGCGCAGATCGCGATCGACCAGAACAACGACGCGCAGGCGTCGCAATGGCTCGACAAGGTCGACCAGACGAGCCAGCACTACCTGCCCGCGCAGATCACGCGCGCGCAGCTGCTGCAGAAACAGGGCAAGACCGACGAGGCGCGCAAGGTGCTCGACGACCTGCCGATCACCGATCCGCGCGACGCGGCCGTGGTCGCACGCACCGACGCGTCGATCCTGTTCACCGCGAAACGCTATCCGGAGGCCGAGGCACGGCTCGGGCAGGCGGTCCAGGACTTCCCGGACGATCCCGACCTGCGCTACGACTACGCGATGGCGGCCGAAAAGACCGGCCACTACACGACGATGGAAAAGCAGTTGCGCGAGCTGATCCGCACGCAGCCCGACAACCCGCAGGCGTACAACGCGCTCGGCTATTCGCTGGCCGACCGCAACCAGCGCCTGCCCGAAGCCAGCAAGCTGATCGACAAGGCGATGACGCTTGCGCCGAACGACGCCTACATCATGGACAGCCTCGGCTGGGTGAAGTACCGGATGGGCGACACGGCCGGTGCGACGAAGGTCCTGCGGCGCGCGTACGAACTGCAGCCGAACGCCGAAATCGGCGCGCACCTCGGCGAAGTGCTGTGGAAGAGCGGCGCGCAGGACGACGCGCGCACCGCGTGGCGTGACGCGCAGAAGCTCGAACCCGACAACGACACGCTCGTGCAGACGCTGAAGCGCCTCCAGGTCAACGGTCTCTGA
- the lolB gene encoding lipoprotein insertase outer membrane protein LolB: MRMFPKLSLSSRAQRTLAAAGAALALAGCASTPPSASAPTTGAVLQTAATHAYHGRFAVQYDDRLGKQQHVYGNFDWQEHGDDVSLELRSPLGQTLAIVKSTPQAASLELPNRPTQYAPDVGDLMQKTLGFELPLAGLRYWLLPTAAPATQAETVRDPADNTRVKQIRQDGWTIDYLAYADAPATGVKRVNLVRATPPLDIKLVLDQ, from the coding sequence ATGCGGATGTTCCCGAAGCTTTCCCTGTCCTCCCGCGCGCAGCGCACGCTGGCCGCGGCCGGCGCGGCGCTCGCGCTCGCCGGTTGCGCGAGTACGCCGCCGTCGGCCAGCGCGCCGACGACGGGCGCGGTGCTGCAAACGGCCGCGACACACGCATACCATGGCCGCTTCGCGGTGCAGTACGACGACCGTCTCGGCAAGCAGCAGCACGTGTACGGCAACTTCGACTGGCAGGAGCACGGCGACGACGTGTCGCTCGAGCTGCGCAGCCCGCTCGGCCAGACGCTTGCGATCGTGAAATCGACGCCGCAGGCGGCCTCCCTCGAACTGCCGAACCGTCCGACGCAATACGCACCGGATGTCGGCGACCTGATGCAGAAAACGCTCGGCTTCGAACTGCCGCTCGCCGGCCTGCGCTACTGGCTGCTGCCGACGGCCGCACCCGCGACGCAAGCGGAAACCGTGCGCGACCCGGCCGACAACACACGCGTCAAGCAGATCCGCCAGGACGGCTGGACGATCGACTACCTTGCCTACGCGGATGCCCCGGCCACGGGCGTCAAACGCGTCAACCTCGTGCGCGCGACACCGCCGCTCGATATCAAGCTCGTGCTCGACCAGTGA